The window GGAAACCCGATCCCGCCCTCTTCCTGTTTGCCGCCGAACGTCTGGGCGTGCCGCCCGCGCGCTGCGCGGTGGTGGAAGACAGCCTGCCGGGCGTGCAGGCCGGCCTGGCCGCGGGGATGAAGGTGATCGCCCTGCAAGAGCATGGCGTGCATCCCGACTTGCCCGAGGAGGTCGCTGTCATCACCCACCTGGGTCAATTGCATCCGCATCTGGCCTGAAGGGCTGGCCGCAGGCGCCGCGATTTGGCTAAGATGGAGCCAAGCACATGACCCCGGGCCGCCATGCACCACGCCATCGACCGCGAACGACAAATCATCTATTGCGACCGTGACATCGAAGTGCGCCCGCTCGGGCTGCGCGAAGCACCGGCGCTGTACGACGCGGTGCATCAGTCCATCCATACCATCAGCCAGTGGGAAGCCTGGTGCACCCCCGATTACAGCCTGGCCGATGCCAAATTGTTCCTGCAGCGCGCCATCGAGCAATGGCAGCTCCAGGCGGCCTATGACTTCAACATCGTCGACCGGGCGCGCGGCCTGGTGATCGGGTCGGTGGCCATCAACCAGGTCAGCGCGCTGAACCAGATGGCCAACCTGGGCTACTGGGTGCGCGAGGGCTATACCGGACGCGGCATCGCCGCCGTGGCAGCGCGGGCGGCAGCGGTCTTCGCCTTTGCCCATACCGGGCTGACCCGCCTGGAGATCGTCGCCCAGGCCGGCAACCTGCGCAGCCAGCGCGTGGCCGAGAAGACCGGGGCGACGCTGGAATGCCTGGCGCGCAATCGCCTAGTCTTTCATGGAGAGCCGCGGGACGCCAAGGTCTTTTCGCTGATCCCGGCCGATCTGGGGCGGTCTGTGCCGGTGCATTGCTGAGCTTTCGCAGCGCGTGATAAAGATTGCGTCGAGATAATCTTTCGTCGCTTTTTGGAGTGGAAAAGTGTACGTGGATACTTTTCGCAACACTTTTTTTGCGGTCTTTTTGTTCAGGAAAAGTGCACAATCGCCGGCCTGCTGACAAGCCTGTCAGCCTTGATGGAGGCGGGTTTGGCGAGGTTTTGCAAAGCCGCAATAAAACGTTTCCTGGAAGTAATTTCAATTTGGCTGACAAAATACTGACTTTTCGCGTATTCCAAATCGCCGCTCGGGCGTTACATACATAAAGCGCTGTCAAGAAAGGCCGCGCTTGTGTATCTGGAGCAGTTTCCCGGGATCAAGACAGTGAGCAACATCTTCCGGGGCGCTGCGGGTTCTTCCGAAAAAAAACTCAGGACGGGAGAACGTTGAGCGTCAGCGACGTAAGAGGAAATACGATGCAAGCCATACAACGCAACAAGACCACGAACAATCACCACGCCGGCCGCGCCGCCCAACAATACGTCATGGGCGGGGAAGCGCGCAGCACCCGCTTGTCCAAGCGCCTCAAGAGCGCCGAAGCAGCCCATCAGGACGACGATTGCCATGCGCGCTACGACAAGATCTCCAAGCAGATGGATGACGCGCTCGAAGGGGGCTCGCCCCAGCACTTCAAGCGGCCCAAGATGGAAAGCGACATCATCGCGCGCTGAACCGGCCCTGCTTCAGGGCTGATCCTCGCACGAAAAAAAACAGCCGGAGGCGGTTCGCTCCGGCTGTCATTTTCTCCGCTGTCGACTGCAGTGAGGTTTGGTGAACCTTGCCGCCAGGACGGCAGCTGGCGCTACAGGCTTTCTTCGCGCGCATCGCGCGCCAGCAGCCGCGCCACCATCTCCTGTACCGACACGCCGTCGAACAAGGCCGCCGCCACCGCATCGGTGATCGGCATCTCGACGCCTTTTTCGCGCGCCAGCGCACGCACCGCCTGGGCGCAGCGCACCCCTTCGGCCACGTGACCGAGTTCGGCCACGATATCGTCCAGTTTCTTGTTCTGCGCCAGTCCCAGGCCGACCCGCCGGTTGCGCGAGAGGTCGCCGGTGCAGGTCAGGATCAGGTCGCCCACGCCGGACAGTCCCATGAAGGTTTCTACACGTCCCCCCAGCGCCACGCCGAGCCGGGTGATCTCGGCCAGGCCGCGCGTGATCAGGGCGGCGCGGGCGTTGAGCCCCAAGGCCAGCCCATCGGCCACGCCGGTGGCAATGGCCAGGATGTTCTTGACCGCACCGCCGATTTCCACGCCGATCAGGTCGTCGCTGGAATAGATACGGATATTGTTGCCGTGGACCGCCGCCACGACGCGCTCGCACAAGGCCGCATCGGCGCCGGCAATGGTCAGCGCGCAGGGCAGGCCGCGCGCCACTTCCTGGGCGAAGGAGGGACCCGAGAGGGCGCCTGCGGCCAGTTGCGGTCCCAACACCTCCTGCACCACCTGGTGGGGCAGCAGGCGGGTGCCTTCTTCCAGCCCCTTGCACAGCCAGACCAGATTGGGGATGGGATAGGCGCGCAGTTGACCGGCCAGCTCGCGCAGGCCCGATACCGATGACGCGGCGATCAGCAGGGAATCGGCAGGGTCGTCGCAGACGTGGCGTACCGCCGCGTCGAAGTCGGCCGTCACGGCCAGGCCCTCGGGCAGCGGGAAACCAGGCAGGTAGAGGCTGTTCTCGCGCTGCCGGTCAGCTGCCTGCATGGCCTGGGCATTGCGTCCCCACAGCGTGACCTGATGCTTGTGCGCCAGCGGGATAGCCAGCGCCGTGCCCCATGCACCGGCGCCCAGGATGGTGATCTTCATCGCGGTCCTGCCTCAGTCGCCCCAGACATCGCCAGCCTTGACGAAACCGGTCTGGCCGTCGCGGTGGCGCACCTTGACCCAGCCATTGTTGGGACTTTCCAGCATTTCCAGCAAGACCGACTTGTCAGCCGTGAAGACTACCGGGCTGCTCTCGTCGGCCGCATTGTAGACACGTGCATTGGCTGCCGAGACGACCAGCATGCGCTTGGGCGTGAGGGCCTTGGAGGACACCCAGGACAGCGTGCCGGCGGCGTCCCTGACCTTGCTCCATTCGCCATAGGTCAGCACCACTTCGACCGGCATGCCGCGCGGCGCGACATAGACCCGCCGGCCCTTTTCGGAAGGCGCGTCGTACATGATGGCGGGGGCGGCGCCGACCGATTTGAAGTCCAGGGCCAGGGCGTCCTTGGCCAGGAAAGCACCCAGCAGGGTGGCGGAAAGAATCAGGGGCAGGCGTGTCATGGAAAAGTCTCCGCAGAAGGGAAAGCGCCGCAGCGGCTGCTGCGGCGGCTTGGCGTCATGCCGGGTGCGACCACGCAGGGGCGGCCACCCGGCAGGCGGACAGGTGGGCTGCGTGGATCAGTTGACGGCGGTGGAGCCGTTGTTGACCAGGGTCGCGCCCTGTTGTTCGGCCAGGGCTTGCAGGCGCTGCTGGTAGAACACCTCGAAGTTGATCTCGGCCAGGTGTACCGGCGGGAAACCGGCGCGGGTGATGGCGTCGGCGATGTTGGCGCGCAGGTACGGATAGATGATGTTGGGGCAGCCGATGCCCAGGAGCGGGTCCAGCTGTTCGGCCGGCACGTTGCGGATCTCGAAGATGCCGGCTTGCTTGCCCTCGACCAGGAAGGCGACCTTGTCCTTGACCTTGGCGGTCACGGTGATGGTCACGGTCGATTCGAACACGCCTTCGGCCAGCGCTTCAGCGCCGACGTCCACCGAGACTTCGATCGAAGGGGCTTCCTGCTCCAGGAAGATGGCCGGGGAGTTCGGCTGTTCCAGAGAGAGGTCCTTCAGGTAGACGCGCTGGATCTGGAAAACGGGTTGCTGTTGAGCTTCTTGGTTCTGTTCCGACATGGATCTCTTTCAGGTTCGGTGAATCGATAAGGGGAAGGGTGCTGCCCTGGCCTCAGGCTTGCAGCAGCGGGTCCAGCTTGCCGGCGCGGTCCAGCGCGCTCAGATCGTCGAAGCCGCCGACATGGGTGTCGCCGACGTAGATCTGCGGCACGGTGCGGCGGCCGGTCTGTTGCATCATCAGCTCACGCTGCTGAGGGTCGAGATCGACGCGGATCTTCTCGATCTGCGTGATCCCTTTGCTGGCGAGCAGGCGCTCGGCCATCATGCAATACGGGCACACGGCGGTGCAGTACATCTTCACTGGGGCGCTCATTTTGCCTCCTTGGTGGTCAGCGGCAGGCCCTGGCCCTGCCAGGCGGCGATGCCGCCGTTGAGGCCGTAGACTTCGCTGAAACCGGCTTTCTTCAGCGTGGCTTCGGCGCGGTTGGCCTGGGTGCCGGTCTGGCAGACCACGATGACCGGGCGACCCTTCAACTTGTCGAGCTCGCCGATGCGCTGCGGCAACTCCTTCAACGGGATGTTGCGGGCGTCGCGCAGGTGGCCGGCGGCGAACTGCTCGGCCTCGCGCACGTCCAGCACCAGCACCTTGCCCTGGTTGATCATCTGCGTGGCTTGCAGAAGGCTGAGCTTGTTGCCGCGCTGCTGCAGGTAGGGAACCAGCAGGGCTCCACCCGAGACCAAGGCCAGAGCGATCAGGAAAATATTGTCGATGATGAATTTCACGGCAGTCCAATGAGTTTACTGAATCCCGGCATTATAAAATAGAAGCATTCGCGGTTTGCATGAGAACAGTCTAAGGTTTGCGCCCGGTTCCGCGTATGCGACCTTCGGGCAGCCGCATCGGTTTATCCATCATCAGAAACTAGTCCTGCTATGTACAAAATCGTATTCATGCGCCACGGCGAATCGACCTGGAACCTGGCCAACCGTTTCACCGGCTGGGTCGACGTCGATCTGACCGAGAAGGGCGTGGCTGAAGCCCGCCAGGCCGGCAAGCTGCTCAAGGAAGCCGGCTTCACCTTCGACCTGGCCTATACCTCGGTGTTGAAGCGCGCCATCCGCACCCTCTGGACCACGCTCGATGAAATGGACCAGATGTACATCCCCATCAAGAACGACTGGCGCCTGAACGAACGCCACTACGGCGCCCTGCAGGGCCTGAACAAGGCCGAGACCGCCGCCCAGTACGGCGACGAGCAGGTGCTGGTCTGGCGCCGCAGCTACGACACCCCGCCCAACCCGCTGACCCCGGGCGAGGAGCGCGACGCCTTCGGCGACCCGCGCTACGCCGGCCTGTCGCGTGAGCAGGTGCCGCTGACCGAGTGCCTCAAGGATACCGTGGCGCGCGTGCTGCCGGCCTGGAATGACGCCATCGCCCCGGCCATCCGCGCCGGCAAGCAGATCATCATCTCGGCCCACGGCAACAGCCTGCGCGCCCTGATCAAGTACCTGGACGGCATCAGCGACAACGACATCGTCGGCCTGAACATCCCCAACGGCCAGCCGCTGGTCTATGAACTGGACGCCGACCTCAAGCCCATCAAGAGCTATTACCTGGGCGACCAGTCGGCCATCGAGGCAGCGCTCAAGGCCGTGGCCAACCAAGGGAAGTCGAAATAAAACGGTCTCCCTTCAGCAAGACGCCGGCCGCACAGGCGGCGTCTTTTCCCGGCAAGTGCACCACGCAGGCGCGTTGCGGAGGCTTCTCCCGCGTGTCGCGGGGAGGCATTCGCCCCTGGCTGGCGGGGCTGGCGCTACTGCTGGCCACGGCAGCCGTGCAGTCCCAGCCGATCACCGAGCGCGCCCGGCAGAAGCAGGCCGCCGAGAAGGAACGCGCCGACCTGCAGCAGCGCCTGGCCAATCTCAAGCGCGACATCGACCATACCGAGACTGCCAAGGACAATGCCGCCGATGCGCTGGCAGCCTCCGAGCAGGCCATCTCCAAGGCCAACCGCTCCCTGCGCGACCTGGCGCAGGAGCAGCAGCAGACCGAGGCGCGCCTGAATCAGCTCATACGCCAGCTCAATGAACTGACCGCGCTGGTCAACGCCCAGCAGGCGCAGCTCTCCAAGCTGCTGCGCGAACAGTACGTGGCCGGCAATGAAGACCGCATCAAGCTGCTGCTCTCGGGCGACAATCCCAATCGCATCAACCGCGAGCTGCAGTACATGGGCTATGTGTCGCAAGCCCAGGCCAAGCTGATCGAGACGCTGCGCGCCAACCAGCAGGCCATCCGCGCCAACAAGGCCGACACCCAGAACGCCAAGTTCGAACTGGAAGAAATCGCCCAGGAAGAGCTGGAGCAGAAAAAGGTGCTGGAGCGCGAAAAGGGCCGTCGCCAGACCCTGCTGTCGCAGCTTTCCACCAAACTCAACGCCCAGCGCCAGGAAGCCGGCCGCATCGAGCAGGACCAGCAGCGCCTGTCCAGCCTGGTGGACAAGCTGGCGCAGATCATCGAGCAACAGAAAAAGGCCGAAGCCGAAGCCCGCGAGAAGCGTCGCCAGGAACAATTGGCAAAAGCCAAGGCCGAACGTGAGAAGCGTCTGGCTGAGCAGCGCGCCCGCGCCGAGAAGCGTGCCGCCGAAGCGGCCAAGGCGGCCAAGGAAGGCAAGCCGGCGCCGAAGATGCCGGACCCGGCCGACGCCATCGATGACGACGAACCACCGCAACAGGCATCGCTGGGCCGCAACGACACCGTGCCGGAGCCGCAGCCAGACAACTTCGGCAAGCCCTTCGCCAGCCTGCGTGGGCAATTGCATCTGCCGGTCAAGGGTGATCTGATGGCGAAATTCGGCAGCCGCCGGGGTGACGGACCGACCAGTCGTGGCCTCTTTATCCGCGCCCACGAAGGGGCGGAAGTGCGTGCGGTAGCGGCCGGACGGGTGGTCTTTGCGGACTGGCTGCGTGGTTTCGGCAATCTGATCATCGTGGACCATGGCAACCAGTACATGACGATCTATGGCAACAACCAGTCGGTATTGAAGCGCGCCGGCGATCTGGTCAAGGCAGGCGACACCATTGCCACCGCAGGCAATAGCGGCGGCAACGAGCAATCGGGTTTATACTTTGAAATGCGGTATCAAGGCCGCGCATTCGACCCACAGGGGTGGGTAACTTCTAGGTGACACATGGGCAGCAAACTCAAGAATATCGGTTTGATCGGTTTGGGCATGGTGGCAGGCGCCACCGCGATGATTCAGTTCGACGCCATCGCGCAAAAGAATGCAACGGCGTCGCTGCCCCTGGAGGAGCTGCGCCAGATGGCCGACGTGTTCGGCCTCATCAAGTCGGATTATGTCGAGCAGGTCGATGACAAAAAGCTGTTGACCGAAGCCATTTCCGGCATGGTCTCCTCGCTCGATCCGCACTCCGCCTATCTGGACAAGAAGGCCTACAAGGAGCTGCGCGAAGGCACCATGGGCAAGTTTGTCGGCCTGGGCATCGAGGTCGGCATGGAAGATGGCTACGTCAAGGTCATCTCCCCCATCGAGGATTCGCCGGCCTTCCGCGCCGGCATCAAGGCCGGTGACCTGATCACCCGCCTGGACAGCACCCCGGTCAAGGGCCTGACCCTGGATGAAGCCGTCAAGAAGATGCGCGGCGAACCCAATACCAAGATCACCCTGACGATCGCCCGCAAGGACGAAGACAAGCCCATCATCCTGACCATCACCCGTCAGGAGATCCGCGTGCAGAGCGTCAAGTCCAAGGTGGTCGAACCCGGCTACGCCTGGCTGCGCGTGACCCAGTTCCAGGAGCCGACGGTGGACGACATGTCCAAGAAGCTGGCCGCCATCTATGCCCAGGAACCCAACCTGAAGGGCATCGTGCTGGACCTGCGCAATGACCCGGGCGGCGTGCTGCCGGGCGCCATCGGCGTGGCTGCGGCCTTCCTGCCCAAGGATTCGGTGGTGGTGTCCACCAATGGCCAGCTGCCCAGCTCCAAGCAGACCTTCTACGCCAAGCGCGAGTACTACGCCTCCAACCCGCTGTCGGATCCGCTGTCGCGCCTGCCGGACGCCATCAAGAAGGTGCCGATGGTGGTCCTGATCAACAGCGGCTCGGCGTCGGCGTCCGAAATCGTGGCCGGCGCCCTGCAGGATTACAAGCGCGCCACCATCATGGGCACCCAATCCTTCGGCAAGGGTTCGGTGCAGTCGGTGATCGCCTTGCCGCCGGAGAAGAACACCGCCGTCAAGCTGACCACCGCCCGCTACTACACGCCCAAGGGCCGTTCCATCCAGGCACGCGGCATCGTGCCGGACATCATGGTGGATGAATATCCCGATGGCGATGGCCTGAACGGCCTGCGCCTGCGTGAAGCCGACCTGTCCAAGCACCTCACCAACGACACCGACAAGTCCGCCGAGGTCAAGGCCAAGTCGATGGATGAACAGTCCGAAGAACGCCTGATCGCCGCCGAGAAGAAGCGCAAGCCCATGGACTTCGGCAGCAAGGATGACTTCCAGCTGATGCAGGCCCTGAACCAGTTGAAGGGGCTGCCGGTCAAGGTCTCCAACGCCAAGCCGGAAGTGCGTAACGAAGAAGGCAAGAACGACACTCCGGTGAAAGACGAGCGCAAGGATAACAAGGCGCCGGCCGAGAAGATCGACACCACCAAGTAAGCCGCCGCCCTCGCGGGCAGGCACATCGGGCCGCTAGCACTTGCCAGCGGCCCTTTTTCATTCTTCATGTGAGCGAGGCCCGACGACGATGGATGATCAACAGCTGCTGCGCTACTCGCGCCACATCCTGCTCGACGAGATCGACATCGACGGACAGACCCGGCTGCTGCAAGGACATGCCCTGGTGATCGGCGCCGGCGGCCTCGGTTCACCGGCGGCCATGTACCTGGCCTCGGCCGGGGTAGGGCGCATCACCCTGGTGGACCACGACACGGTGGACCTGACCAACCTGCAGCGCCAGATCATGCACACCACGGCCCGGGTCGGCCAGCCCAAGGTGGAGTCGGGCCGCCAGGCGCTGGAGCAGATCAATCCCGGCGTGCAGGTCACCGCCCTGGCCGAGCGCGTGGAAGCAGAGCGGCTGCACGCGCTGGTCGCCCAGGCCGACGTGGTGCTGGACTGCAGTGACAACTTCGCCACCCGCCATGCCGTCAACCGCGCCTGTGTGGCCGCTGGCGTGCCGCTGGTCTCGGGCGCGGCGATCCGCTTCGATGGTCAGGTCAGTGTGTTCGACCCGCGCCAGGACGCCAGTCCCTGTTATGCCTGCCTGTTCCCCCCCGAGCGCGAGTTCGAGGAAGTGCAGTGCTCCACCATGGGCGTGTTTTCCCCCCTGGTGGGCATCATCGGCACCATGCAGGCGGCCGAGGCAATCAAGCTCCTGGCCGGGATCGGTCGCTCGCTGGCCGGACGCCTGCTCATCCTCGACGCCCGCGAGATGGAGTGGACCTCCATTACCGTGGGCCGCGACCGCCAATGCCCGGTGTGTGCGAAGCGCCACGCCCAGCAGGCCTGAATTGCCATCCTGGCAAGCCCCTGTACTTCCATCCTGCCCCGTTCTTCTGGTATAAACACGCTTGGATGTTGCAATGCAAATAGCATGCACATCGAGCCAGGCTGATGTTCGGAACGACGACAATTCATAAGCGCGATCAGCCCGCCCTGCATTTGCCCGCAACCGGGGACGTCATGAACCGCTCCATGAAACGGTTTTCCAGCCCGCAGCCGACTGTGTGCCGGCCCTTGAGCCCGGGGCTTGGCATCCGGAATCGTTGGTGTACAATCCTTGACCGCGAAAAAGCGTACGCTATCGGCAAGTCGGCCCGCCAGGAGGGAACCCATCGGGCCGGGGGAAGGCGTGAACGTCAAGCGAAGAGGTGCCAACGCGGCTAGGGAAGTGGATTCACAAGCGACCTGTTCCGGCAGCCAAGCATGAGCCGGGATAATGGATATAGTTGAAAAACCCGTAGTATTGAAAGTAAGCGAAGTGGCAACCAAAACTCCCAAAACTACCCCTGCAGCGCAGTTGTTGACCGAGGAAGAAATCCTCAAGATGGACGAGAAGGACTACATGAACGAAGCGCAGCTCGCTTTCTTCAAGGCCCGTCTCCAGCAACTGGAAAAGGATCTGCTCAAGAACGCGGATGAGACCACCGAACACCTGCGCGAAACCGTGCTGGTGCCGGACCCGGCCGACCGCGCCACCATCGAGGAAGAACATGCCCTCGAACTGCGCACCCGTGACCGCGAACGCAAGCTGCTCAAGAAAGTGCAGCAGTCCATCGTGGCCATCGACAACGGTGAGTACGGCTGGTGCGAAGAGACCGGTGAACCGATCGGCATCCCGCGTCTACTGGCGCGCCCGACCGCGACCCTGTCGCTGGAAGCGCAGCAACGCCGCGAACTGAAGCAAAAGCTCTACGGCGACTGATCCCCGCCACTGCAGGATGAAGCCTGTGCCGCGCGGCGGCCAGGCGCGGCGCCGGCACTGTCTGCCGGTGCTGGCTGACTGACCCCGTCGATCCGGGCCTGCGCCATGGGCGCCCTTGTCCAACCCCTGTCATCCTGCGAGCCCTACACCGGCCATGTCCCCTCTGCACCGCCTGCGCTGTCTGCACACTCCAGCCCTCGTCGCCATCTTGGCGATGTCGCTGCTGCTGGCGCAGATGCTGGGTTTCGTGCACGGCATCGCGCACGCTGGCTGGGCGCCGGGGACCGTGCATTCGCTCATCAGCGATGCGCTCTTTGATGAGGGCGAGGGCGACGACCATGCCGCCTCTGCGCATGTGCATGGTGGACAGCAGCAGGGCGAGGACCACGCCCATGTCCACGCCGACCACTCGCACCACTCCTGCGTTTCCTACGATGCCGCCGCCCTGTCGGCCGGCGCGCACTTCGATTTCCCGCCGCTGCCCCTGATGCCGCCGGTGCGGGTACTGGCTCTCTGGCAGGCGTTCGCCTCCTGGGATCCGCCGCTCAACTGCCATTTCTCCTCGCGCGCGCCGCCGCGCTGAATTCCTCCCCCTGCTAGCTTCTGACTGGTTGCCGGTTGTCCCGCGCGCATCCGGCCGCCGCTGACCTGGTCTTGTCGACCGCAGGCAGCGCGGCCCGGGCGCGTGTTGACGGCCGGTGTATCCGCGCCGCCTGTCCCACCCTCATATGACGGGCTGCGCCTCTGCACAACAAGGAATTCACATGGCAATCCAACGCCAACTCATCGCCACGGCGGTGCTCTCCGCACTGGCTACCTGGTCGCTGGCGGCCTCGGCCCAGACCGCTGCGCCTGCTGCACCGATTGACCCTGCTGTTTCGGTTACTCCTGCTGCTCCCGCTGCTCCCGCCGCCGCCCAGCCGGCGCTGCAACCCATCGTCGTGACCGCCACCCCCTTCGGTTCGCAGGAAGATGTCCAGGTCCTCACCCCAGCCAAGGTCATTGCCGGCGACGAGCTGCGCAACAAGCTGGGCAACTCGCTGGGCGAGACGCTGTCCTCCGAACTCGGTGTGTCGGCCTCGGCCTTCGGCGCAGGTGCGTCGCGTCCCATCATCCGTGGCATGGAAGGTCCGCGCGTGATGATCCTGCAGAACGGCATGGGCGTCTCTGACGTCTCCACCGTCTCCAATGACCATGCAGTTGCCACCGAAGCGGCGACCGCCCGCCAGATCGAGATCCTGCGCGGTCCGGCGGCGCTGCTCTATGGATCGGGCGCCATCGGCGGCCTGGTCAACGTGGTCAATGACCGTATCCCCACCGAGCTGGTGGGCAAGCCCACCGGTACCGTCGAAGGCCGCTACGGCACGGTCGATGGTGAAAAGAACACCTCCTTCTCGCTGGACACCTCGGCTGGCCAGATCGGCCTGCACCTGGATGGCAACTATCGCGATACCAGCGACTACAAGATCCCCGGCAATGCCCGCCAGGGCGACGGCAGCACGGCCTCGGGCCGCCTGCCCAACTCGTTTACGCATGAATCCAGCGTCGGCCTGGGCGCGTCCTATGTGAGCAACTGGGGTTATGTAGGCGTGTCTGCTGCTACGCTGGACGATCACTACGGCATCCCCACCAGCGAGCTGTCCTTCATCGATCTGCACCAGAACCGCTAC is drawn from Herbaspirillum seropedicae and contains these coding sequences:
- a CDS encoding S41 family peptidase; the encoded protein is MGSKLKNIGLIGLGMVAGATAMIQFDAIAQKNATASLPLEELRQMADVFGLIKSDYVEQVDDKKLLTEAISGMVSSLDPHSAYLDKKAYKELREGTMGKFVGLGIEVGMEDGYVKVISPIEDSPAFRAGIKAGDLITRLDSTPVKGLTLDEAVKKMRGEPNTKITLTIARKDEDKPIILTITRQEIRVQSVKSKVVEPGYAWLRVTQFQEPTVDDMSKKLAAIYAQEPNLKGIVLDLRNDPGGVLPGAIGVAAAFLPKDSVVVSTNGQLPSSKQTFYAKREYYASNPLSDPLSRLPDAIKKVPMVVLINSGSASASEIVAGALQDYKRATIMGTQSFGKGSVQSVIALPPEKNTAVKLTTARYYTPKGRSIQARGIVPDIMVDEYPDGDGLNGLRLREADLSKHLTNDTDKSAEVKAKSMDEQSEERLIAAEKKRKPMDFGSKDDFQLMQALNQLKGLPVKVSNAKPEVRNEEGKNDTPVKDERKDNKAPAEKIDTTK
- a CDS encoding murein hydrolase activator EnvC family protein, which produces MSRGGIRPWLAGLALLLATAAVQSQPITERARQKQAAEKERADLQQRLANLKRDIDHTETAKDNAADALAASEQAISKANRSLRDLAQEQQQTEARLNQLIRQLNELTALVNAQQAQLSKLLREQYVAGNEDRIKLLLSGDNPNRINRELQYMGYVSQAQAKLIETLRANQQAIRANKADTQNAKFELEEIAQEELEQKKVLEREKGRRQTLLSQLSTKLNAQRQEAGRIEQDQQRLSSLVDKLAQIIEQQKKAEAEAREKRRQEQLAKAKAEREKRLAEQRARAEKRAAEAAKAAKEGKPAPKMPDPADAIDDDEPPQQASLGRNDTVPEPQPDNFGKPFASLRGQLHLPVKGDLMAKFGSRRGDGPTSRGLFIRAHEGAEVRAVAAGRVVFADWLRGFGNLIIVDHGNQYMTIYGNNQSVLKRAGDLVKAGDTIATAGNSGGNEQSGLYFEMRYQGRAFDPQGWVTSR
- a CDS encoding SH3 domain-containing protein, coding for MTRLPLILSATLLGAFLAKDALALDFKSVGAAPAIMYDAPSEKGRRVYVAPRGMPVEVVLTYGEWSKVRDAAGTLSWVSSKALTPKRMLVVSAANARVYNAADESSPVVFTADKSVLLEMLESPNNGWVKVRHRDGQTGFVKAGDVWGD
- the gpmA gene encoding 2,3-diphosphoglycerate-dependent phosphoglycerate mutase → MYKIVFMRHGESTWNLANRFTGWVDVDLTEKGVAEARQAGKLLKEAGFTFDLAYTSVLKRAIRTLWTTLDEMDQMYIPIKNDWRLNERHYGALQGLNKAETAAQYGDEQVLVWRRSYDTPPNPLTPGEERDAFGDPRYAGLSREQVPLTECLKDTVARVLPAWNDAIAPAIRAGKQIIISAHGNSLRALIKYLDGISDNDIVGLNIPNGQPLVYELDADLKPIKSYYLGDQSAIEAALKAVANQGKSK
- the secB gene encoding protein-export chaperone SecB; amino-acid sequence: MSEQNQEAQQQPVFQIQRVYLKDLSLEQPNSPAIFLEQEAPSIEVSVDVGAEALAEGVFESTVTITVTAKVKDKVAFLVEGKQAGIFEIRNVPAEQLDPLLGIGCPNIIYPYLRANIADAITRAGFPPVHLAEINFEVFYQQRLQALAEQQGATLVNNGSTAVN
- the dksA gene encoding RNA polymerase-binding protein DksA, whose amino-acid sequence is MDIVEKPVVLKVSEVATKTPKTTPAAQLLTEEEILKMDEKDYMNEAQLAFFKARLQQLEKDLLKNADETTEHLRETVLVPDPADRATIEEEHALELRTRDRERKLLKKVQQSIVAIDNGEYGWCEETGEPIGIPRLLARPTATLSLEAQQRRELKQKLYGD
- a CDS encoding NAD(P)H-dependent glycerol-3-phosphate dehydrogenase gives rise to the protein MKITILGAGAWGTALAIPLAHKHQVTLWGRNAQAMQAADRQRENSLYLPGFPLPEGLAVTADFDAAVRHVCDDPADSLLIAASSVSGLRELAGQLRAYPIPNLVWLCKGLEEGTRLLPHQVVQEVLGPQLAAGALSGPSFAQEVARGLPCALTIAGADAALCERVVAAVHGNNIRIYSSDDLIGVEIGGAVKNILAIATGVADGLALGLNARAALITRGLAEITRLGVALGGRVETFMGLSGVGDLILTCTGDLSRNRRVGLGLAQNKKLDDIVAELGHVAEGVRCAQAVRALAREKGVEMPITDAVAAALFDGVSVQEMVARLLARDAREESL
- the grxC gene encoding glutaredoxin 3; this encodes MSAPVKMYCTAVCPYCMMAERLLASKGITQIEKIRVDLDPQQRELMMQQTGRRTVPQIYVGDTHVGGFDDLSALDRAGKLDPLLQA
- a CDS encoding GNAT family N-acetyltransferase translates to MHHAIDRERQIIYCDRDIEVRPLGLREAPALYDAVHQSIHTISQWEAWCTPDYSLADAKLFLQRAIEQWQLQAAYDFNIVDRARGLVIGSVAINQVSALNQMANLGYWVREGYTGRGIAAVAARAAAVFAFAHTGLTRLEIVAQAGNLRSQRVAEKTGATLECLARNRLVFHGEPRDAKVFSLIPADLGRSVPVHC
- a CDS encoding rhodanese-like domain-containing protein, producing MKFIIDNIFLIALALVSGGALLVPYLQQRGNKLSLLQATQMINQGKVLVLDVREAEQFAAGHLRDARNIPLKELPQRIGELDKLKGRPVIVVCQTGTQANRAEATLKKAGFSEVYGLNGGIAAWQGQGLPLTTKEAK
- a CDS encoding HesA/MoeB/ThiF family protein is translated as MDDQQLLRYSRHILLDEIDIDGQTRLLQGHALVIGAGGLGSPAAMYLASAGVGRITLVDHDTVDLTNLQRQIMHTTARVGQPKVESGRQALEQINPGVQVTALAERVEAERLHALVAQADVVLDCSDNFATRHAVNRACVAAGVPLVSGAAIRFDGQVSVFDPRQDASPCYACLFPPEREFEEVQCSTMGVFSPLVGIIGTMQAAEAIKLLAGIGRSLAGRLLILDAREMEWTSITVGRDRQCPVCAKRHAQQA